A section of the Sphingomonas ginsenosidivorax genome encodes:
- a CDS encoding EF-hand domain-containing protein encodes MWRYLAGGTATLAIVAAGWLLAGSSARPDAVLLPQPKALRGAAASADPLPAMAPEATERSREQKRFDRFDKDRDGKVTREEYLAARRKAYAKLDVDQDGQLSFDEWAVKATTKFAGADTDSTGAMTPAEFATTAVTRKPQVRAKCPPAQAPEES; translated from the coding sequence ATGTGGCGGTATCTGGCGGGCGGCACGGCGACGTTGGCAATTGTCGCAGCGGGGTGGTTGCTCGCGGGGAGCAGCGCGAGGCCCGACGCGGTGCTGCTGCCCCAGCCGAAGGCGCTGCGGGGCGCCGCCGCGTCGGCCGATCCGCTACCCGCCATGGCGCCCGAGGCGACCGAGCGATCGCGCGAGCAGAAGCGGTTCGATCGCTTTGACAAGGATCGCGACGGCAAGGTGACGCGCGAGGAATATCTCGCGGCGCGGCGGAAGGCCTATGCGAAGCTCGACGTCGACCAGGACGGGCAGCTGTCGTTCGACGAATGGGCGGTGAAGGCGACCACCAAGTTCGCGGGTGCCGACACGGACTCGACCGGCGCGATGACGCCGGCCGAATTCGCGACGACCGCGGTTACGCGAAAGCCGCAGGTTCGGGCGAAGTGTCCGCCGGCTCAGGCGCCCGAGGAGAGTTGA
- a CDS encoding squalene/phytoene synthase family protein, with protein sequence MVNSDAPFPADARGAQRALAIGYAPAAAREAVAALLALDDTLGAILRTTREPIVGQMRLTWWHEALTLLDGAPPPAEPVLQGLAAAVVPGVRGAALAGMIDGWEVLLEPELDKAAVDLFAAKRGGGLFAAMATMCGADDPRIGRAGQGWALADLAQRISDPVLADAIRQQALARLDAALVGAWPRRLRALGALALLARADLRGGATASPKRIGRILIHRLTGR encoded by the coding sequence ATGGTTAATAGCGATGCTCCCTTTCCGGCCGATGCGCGCGGCGCGCAGCGCGCGCTGGCTATCGGTTATGCGCCTGCCGCGGCACGCGAAGCGGTGGCGGCGCTGCTCGCGCTCGACGATACGCTCGGCGCGATCCTGCGCACCACGCGCGAGCCGATCGTCGGGCAGATGCGGCTGACGTGGTGGCATGAGGCGCTGACCCTGCTCGACGGCGCGCCGCCGCCGGCTGAGCCGGTCCTGCAGGGCTTGGCGGCGGCGGTCGTGCCGGGCGTGCGCGGTGCGGCGCTGGCGGGGATGATCGACGGATGGGAGGTCCTGCTGGAGCCCGAGCTCGACAAGGCGGCGGTCGACCTGTTCGCGGCCAAGCGCGGCGGGGGGCTGTTCGCGGCGATGGCGACGATGTGCGGCGCGGATGATCCCCGGATCGGCCGGGCGGGGCAGGGGTGGGCGCTGGCCGACCTTGCGCAGCGGATCAGCGACCCGGTGCTGGCCGATGCGATCCGGCAGCAGGCGCTCGCGCGGCTCGACGCGGCGCTGGTCGGGGCGTGGCCACGCCGGCTGCGCGCGCTGGGTGCGCTGGCGCTGCTGGCACGCGCCGACCTGCGGGGCGGGGCGACAGCAAGCCCCAAAAGGATTGGCCGGATCCTGATCCATCGGCTGACGGGGCGCTAG
- a CDS encoding TadE/TadG family type IV pilus assembly protein, which produces MRSQSGNTLAMMAAFLIPLTALVGSAVDTGRLYLVKVRLQQACDAGALAGRKFMVDNDVATLDSNAVSQAKIFFAQNFPSGVVGTEPYSATTNPYPFVPVKTADKQVAATASAVVPMTIMSMFGNGSRTLTVTCEARYDIADTDIVFVLDTTGSMACKPERGETDCGNYTNGRSYTYTRPASPGAVPGYAGTTGYAVSEETAGGANVSRIQAVRTAVVNFFNTVEANVDTATHVRYGFVTYSSMVNAGKAIMDVSPSYMIGGSGSANWTYQSRSLIGDYAVSVGGWTDISRTRSECDALTSTRSLPSGRYDGNNRATITDYRWNNAVNPSRCQQRVTNVGPQWRYQPVSYDVSGYVSGASVTDPSQVDGAMTRWWGCIEERATTAGASSFDTNSLPPDLDPSLIPYNADTRWRPYWPDVEYDRPDPAVYSVTNGDSDGTPNYVNPNRMTLGKNSCAKPIQRLKVMTASDVSAYVNAGDFKPLGGTYHDVGMIWGVRLLSPSGIFGGDTGAWPGRPAPTRVIVFLTDGEMSPSVDAYGFYGVEQMDKRVTGGDLANRETYHNARFLAECTKAKSLGMQVWTIAIAPAANDQLTSCASSSSQALFTTSGTELNSQFQRIAQQVALLRVSK; this is translated from the coding sequence GTGCGCAGTCAGAGCGGTAACACGCTGGCGATGATGGCTGCGTTTTTGATCCCGCTCACCGCCCTGGTGGGGTCGGCGGTCGATACCGGTCGGCTGTATCTCGTCAAGGTCCGACTGCAGCAGGCCTGCGATGCCGGCGCCCTGGCCGGCCGCAAGTTCATGGTCGATAACGACGTGGCGACGCTCGACTCCAATGCGGTCAGCCAGGCCAAGATCTTCTTCGCGCAGAACTTCCCGAGCGGCGTCGTCGGCACCGAACCCTATTCCGCGACGACCAACCCCTATCCCTTCGTTCCCGTGAAGACCGCCGACAAGCAGGTCGCGGCAACGGCATCCGCCGTCGTGCCGATGACGATCATGAGCATGTTCGGCAACGGGTCGAGGACGCTCACCGTGACGTGCGAGGCGCGCTACGATATCGCCGATACCGACATCGTGTTCGTGCTCGACACGACAGGCTCGATGGCCTGCAAGCCGGAACGCGGCGAGACCGATTGCGGTAACTACACGAACGGCCGAAGCTATACCTATACGCGTCCCGCCTCGCCGGGCGCGGTACCGGGTTATGCCGGAACCACAGGCTATGCCGTCTCCGAGGAAACCGCAGGCGGCGCGAACGTGTCGCGGATCCAGGCGGTCCGCACCGCGGTCGTCAACTTCTTCAACACGGTCGAGGCCAACGTCGATACCGCGACCCATGTGCGGTACGGCTTCGTGACCTACAGTTCGATGGTGAACGCCGGCAAGGCGATCATGGACGTATCGCCGAGCTACATGATCGGCGGATCGGGCAGCGCGAACTGGACGTATCAGTCGCGGTCTCTGATCGGTGACTACGCCGTCTCGGTCGGCGGCTGGACCGACATCTCCAGGACCAGATCGGAATGCGACGCGCTGACGAGCACGCGTTCGTTGCCGTCCGGTCGATACGACGGCAACAACCGGGCCACCATCACCGACTATCGCTGGAACAACGCGGTCAACCCCAGCAGGTGTCAGCAACGCGTGACCAACGTGGGGCCGCAGTGGCGGTATCAGCCGGTGTCCTATGACGTCAGCGGCTACGTGTCGGGCGCGAGCGTCACCGATCCGAGCCAGGTCGATGGCGCCATGACCCGGTGGTGGGGATGTATCGAGGAACGCGCGACCACGGCCGGCGCCAGCAGCTTCGACACCAACTCGCTGCCGCCCGATCTCGATCCGAGCCTGATCCCGTACAACGCCGATACGCGCTGGCGTCCCTACTGGCCCGATGTCGAGTATGATCGCCCGGATCCCGCCGTCTACTCGGTGACGAATGGCGACTCCGACGGCACCCCGAACTACGTAAACCCCAATCGGATGACGCTCGGCAAGAACAGCTGCGCGAAACCGATACAGCGATTGAAGGTAATGACAGCGTCGGACGTCAGTGCCTATGTCAACGCCGGCGATTTCAAGCCGCTGGGCGGCACCTACCACGATGTCGGAATGATCTGGGGCGTACGGCTGCTGTCCCCGTCGGGAATCTTTGGCGGAGATACGGGCGCCTGGCCGGGACGTCCGGCACCTACCCGCGTGATCGTGTTCCTGACCGATGGCGAGATGTCGCCGTCCGTCGACGCCTATGGCTTCTACGGCGTCGAACAGATGGACAAGCGCGTCACGGGTGGCGATTTGGCGAACCGCGAGACCTATCACAACGCGCGCTTCCTGGCCGAATGTACCAAGGCGAAATCGCTGGGAATGCAGGTCTGGACGATCGCGATCGCGCCTGCGGCGAACGATCAGCTGACAAGCTGTGCCAGCAGTTCGTCGCAAGCGCTGTTCACCACGTCCGGCACCGAACTCAACAGCCAGTTCCAGCGGATTGCCCAGCAGGTCGCCCTGTTGCGGGTGTCGAAGTGA
- a CDS encoding TadE/TadG family type IV pilus assembly protein, whose translation MPALLSDVRGTTILEFAIIAPVMCMMMMGLSDLAYQVYAREILSGSIQKAARDAAIQGGAQQTAQIDARVATTMSDIMTTPTASCAATPAAGTYCATRASYAMFASAGPEPFNDDNGNNQRDATECYQDMNNNGSWDAVAGTGTSGQGGASDVTLYTITVTYARLFPMTGLLGWSSNATISAQTLLKNQPYASRTEPAVTTRCT comes from the coding sequence GTGCCTGCGCTCCTGAGCGACGTCCGCGGGACGACGATCCTGGAGTTCGCGATCATCGCGCCCGTCATGTGCATGATGATGATGGGCCTGAGCGACCTCGCGTACCAAGTGTACGCCCGCGAGATCCTGTCCGGATCGATCCAGAAGGCGGCACGCGACGCTGCCATCCAGGGCGGAGCGCAGCAGACGGCGCAGATCGATGCCCGGGTCGCGACCACGATGAGCGACATCATGACCACGCCGACCGCGTCCTGCGCTGCGACCCCGGCGGCCGGCACCTACTGCGCAACGCGCGCAAGCTATGCGATGTTCGCATCCGCCGGCCCGGAACCGTTCAACGACGACAACGGCAACAACCAGCGCGACGCGACCGAATGCTATCAGGACATGAACAACAACGGCAGCTGGGATGCTGTGGCCGGTACCGGCACCAGCGGCCAGGGCGGGGCCAGCGACGTGACGCTGTACACGATCACCGTCACGTACGCGCGACTGTTCCCGATGACCGGACTCCTCGGGTGGAGTTCCAATGCGACGATCAGCGCGCAAACGCTGCTGAAGAACCAGCCCTACGCGTCTCGAACAGAACCGGCGGTCACCACGCGATGCACATGA
- a CDS encoding TadE/TadG family type IV pilus assembly protein translates to MSRLSILTRLRGDRSGLALLEFALSAPIVLTLGLCGIEVGNEALVHMKLSQIALNLADNASRVGSLSSTNIETMREGDINDVLQAARLQGAAINLTTNGRVIVSSLENVRQSYDTAAVQRIHWQRCIGKKSGTGYESSYGTTRSTDGTSDNVADAGTLTTSGMGDAGAQVSAPVASGLMFVEINYLYQPLVMNWVISPIRMHYTASLIVRNNRDFKQIYNPLNSATRSTCNLYKV, encoded by the coding sequence ATGAGCCGTCTTTCGATCCTCACGCGGCTGCGCGGCGACCGCAGCGGGCTCGCCTTGCTCGAATTCGCGCTCAGCGCGCCGATCGTGCTCACGCTCGGCCTCTGCGGAATCGAAGTCGGCAACGAAGCGCTCGTCCACATGAAGCTCAGCCAGATCGCGCTGAACCTCGCCGACAACGCCTCGCGCGTCGGCTCGCTCAGCTCGACGAACATCGAGACGATGCGGGAAGGCGACATCAACGACGTGTTGCAGGCAGCACGGCTGCAGGGCGCCGCGATCAACCTCACGACCAACGGCCGCGTGATCGTCTCCAGCCTGGAGAACGTCAGGCAAAGCTACGACACGGCGGCGGTCCAGCGCATTCACTGGCAACGCTGCATCGGGAAGAAGAGCGGGACGGGCTATGAGTCGAGCTACGGGACGACGCGTTCAACCGACGGAACGAGTGACAACGTCGCCGATGCCGGCACGCTGACTACCAGTGGTATGGGCGACGCGGGCGCGCAGGTAAGCGCCCCGGTCGCCTCCGGCCTCATGTTCGTCGAGATCAACTATCTGTACCAGCCACTGGTCATGAACTGGGTGATCTCACCCATCCGCATGCACTATACCGCGTCGCTGATCGTCCGGAACAACCGGGACTTCAAGCAGATCTACAACCCGCTGAACTCAGCGACCAGATCCACCTGCAACCTCTACAAGGTATAG
- a CDS encoding pyruvate dehydrogenase complex E1 component subunit beta, which yields MAIEIKMPALSPTMEEGTLAKWLVKEGDSVKSGDILAEIETDKATMEFEAIDEGTIGSIAVAEGTDNVKVGTVIATILEDGESASDAKPKDAVAGEAANAAPKETPSDGNAPPVPEGASPAKAESGTQQLVASAEKTGKTDPAIPEGTEMVKTTVREALRDAMAEEMRADPRVFVMGEEVAQYQGAYKVTQGLLEEFGDKRVIDTPITEYGFAGIGTGAAMGGLRPIVEFMTFNFAMQAIDHIINSAAKTNYMSGGQMRCPMVFRGPNGAASRVGAQHSQNYAPWYASVPGLIVIAPYDAADAKGLLKAAIRTEDPVVFLENELMYGRSFDVPKLDDHVLPIGKARIMREGKDVTLVSYSIGVGISLEAAEQLAKDGIEAEVIDLRTLRPLDTETVLKSLKKTNRMVVVEEGWATCSIASEIVSVVMEHGFDDLDAPVLRVANEDVPLPYAANLEKLALVDVAKVVKAVKKVTYKG from the coding sequence ATGGCGATCGAGATCAAGATGCCCGCGCTCTCCCCGACGATGGAAGAGGGCACGCTCGCCAAGTGGCTCGTCAAGGAAGGCGACAGCGTCAAGTCGGGCGACATCCTCGCCGAGATCGAGACCGACAAGGCGACGATGGAGTTCGAGGCGATCGACGAGGGCACGATCGGCTCGATCGCGGTTGCCGAGGGTACCGACAACGTGAAGGTCGGCACCGTCATCGCGACGATCCTCGAGGACGGCGAGAGCGCGAGCGACGCCAAGCCGAAGGACGCCGTCGCGGGCGAGGCCGCCAACGCCGCGCCCAAGGAAACCCCGAGCGACGGCAACGCGCCGCCGGTGCCCGAGGGCGCGTCGCCCGCCAAGGCCGAGAGCGGCACGCAGCAGCTCGTCGCCTCCGCCGAGAAGACCGGCAAGACCGATCCCGCGATCCCCGAGGGCACCGAGATGGTCAAGACGACCGTCCGCGAGGCGCTGCGCGACGCGATGGCGGAAGAAATGCGCGCCGATCCGCGCGTCTTCGTGATGGGCGAGGAAGTCGCGCAGTACCAGGGCGCGTACAAGGTCACGCAAGGGCTGCTCGAGGAGTTCGGCGACAAGCGCGTCATCGACACGCCGATCACCGAATATGGCTTTGCCGGTATCGGTACGGGCGCGGCGATGGGCGGGCTGCGTCCGATCGTCGAGTTCATGACGTTCAACTTCGCGATGCAGGCGATCGATCACATCATCAACTCGGCCGCCAAGACCAACTACATGTCGGGCGGCCAGATGCGCTGCCCGATGGTGTTCCGCGGCCCCAACGGTGCGGCGAGCCGCGTCGGTGCGCAGCATTCGCAGAACTATGCGCCGTGGTACGCCAGCGTCCCCGGCCTGATCGTGATCGCGCCGTATGACGCGGCCGATGCGAAGGGCCTGCTCAAGGCGGCGATCCGCACCGAGGATCCGGTCGTGTTCCTCGAGAACGAGCTGATGTACGGCCGCAGCTTCGACGTGCCCAAGCTCGACGACCATGTCCTGCCGATCGGCAAGGCGCGGATCATGCGCGAGGGCAAGGACGTCACGCTGGTCAGCTATTCGATCGGCGTCGGCATCAGCCTCGAAGCCGCCGAGCAGCTGGCGAAGGACGGCATCGAGGCGGAGGTCATCGACCTGCGCACGCTGCGTCCGCTCGACACCGAGACGGTGCTGAAAAGCCTCAAGAAGACCAACCGCATGGTCGTCGTCGAAGAGGGCTGGGCGACCTGCTCGATCGCGTCGGAGATCGTTTCGGTGGTGATGGAGCACGGCTTCGACGACCTCGACGCACCGGTGCTGCGCGTCGCCAACGAGGACGTGCCGTTGCCGTATGCGGCGAACCTCGAGAAGCTCGCGCTGGTCGACGTGGCGAAGGTCGTGAAGGCCGTGAAGAAGGTGACGTACAAGGGGTAA
- the pdhA gene encoding pyruvate dehydrogenase (acetyl-transferring) E1 component subunit alpha codes for MAKAPPAAQQVRAIAEPPISNRERPAEPTPYEATKEELLDFYKQMLLIRRFEEKAGQLYGLGLIGGFCHLYIGQEAVAVGLQSGLDGEKDSVITGYRDHGHMLAYGIDPKVIMAELTGRGEGISRGKGGSMHMFSTEKKFYGGHGIVGAQVSLGTGLAFAHKYNEDGGVAMAYFGDGAANQGQVYESFNMAELWKLPIIYVIENNGYAMGTSVNRSSSEDQLFRRGESFRIPGIQVDGMDVLACRGAAEEALAWVRAGKGPIILEMKTYRYRGHSMSDPAKYRSRDEVQAVRDKSDPIDHVKKLLDAQGVSEADLKTIEQEIRKTVNEAADFAEQTPEPDPSELYTDVLVEKY; via the coding sequence GTGGCCAAAGCCCCCCCCGCTGCCCAGCAGGTTCGCGCAATCGCCGAGCCCCCGATCTCCAACCGCGAACGTCCCGCGGAACCGACGCCGTACGAAGCGACCAAGGAAGAGCTGCTCGACTTCTACAAGCAGATGCTGCTGATCCGCCGGTTCGAGGAAAAGGCGGGCCAGCTCTACGGGCTCGGGCTGATCGGCGGTTTCTGCCACCTCTACATCGGCCAGGAAGCGGTCGCGGTCGGGCTGCAGTCGGGGCTCGACGGCGAGAAGGACTCGGTGATCACGGGCTACCGCGATCACGGCCACATGCTCGCCTACGGGATCGACCCCAAGGTGATCATGGCCGAGCTGACCGGGCGCGGCGAAGGCATCAGCCGCGGCAAGGGCGGCTCGATGCACATGTTCTCGACCGAGAAGAAGTTCTACGGCGGCCACGGCATCGTCGGCGCGCAGGTGTCGCTCGGCACCGGTCTCGCCTTCGCGCACAAGTATAACGAGGATGGCGGCGTCGCCATGGCCTATTTCGGCGACGGCGCCGCGAACCAGGGCCAGGTGTACGAGAGCTTCAACATGGCCGAGCTTTGGAAGCTGCCGATCATCTACGTGATCGAGAACAACGGCTATGCGATGGGCACCAGCGTCAACCGCTCGTCGTCGGAGGACCAGCTGTTCCGCCGCGGCGAATCGTTCCGCATTCCCGGCATCCAGGTCGACGGCATGGACGTGCTGGCGTGCCGCGGTGCCGCCGAGGAGGCGCTCGCCTGGGTCCGCGCGGGCAAGGGTCCGATCATCCTCGAGATGAAGACCTATCGCTATCGCGGCCATTCGATGTCCGACCCCGCCAAGTATCGCAGCCGTGACGAGGTCCAGGCGGTGCGCGACAAGTCCGACCCGATCGACCACGTCAAGAAGCTGCTCGACGCGCAGGGCGTGTCCGAGGCGGACCTGAAAACCATCGAGCAAGAGATCAGGAAGACCGTGAACGAAGCCGCCGATTTCGCCGAACAGACGCCCGAGCCGGATCCGTCCGAACTCTATACCGACGTCCTGGTGGAGAAGTACTGA
- a CDS encoding MFS transporter: MDTPPHPFRIANFRAYWAARLMMTLAQNGMIIVIGWQTYTIARTTMTPSAAAAQLGLIGLLQFIPLFVTTPITGWVADRFDRRWIARITVSLQIACALTLALVTYEGSMTLPVLFGVAVALGLGRAFSGPAFGALAPNLVPREVLPTAIALSSISWQAGAIAGPAIGGYAYAIAPYAAYALATALFGLALVCLLLIGPVPRSVPVGKAHPLRQIADGLTYVFQNKLVLGAITLDLFAVFLAGTSALLPIYAHDILKVGPRGLSELAAAPAVGAAVIAVIFSIRPLKHNVGPRMLISVLIYGAATIAFGLSTSMPLSLVALTVAGAADMFSVYIRSSLIQLYTPDDKRGRVGAVSQLTISASNELGEAESGFLAAGLGPVGAVLVGGGGAIVVTLLWTWLFPSIRNARTFDPPTTLIDPVNKPETVS, translated from the coding sequence ATGGACACCCCGCCGCATCCGTTCCGGATCGCCAACTTCCGCGCCTATTGGGCGGCCCGCCTGATGATGACGCTGGCGCAGAACGGCATGATCATCGTGATCGGCTGGCAGACCTATACCATCGCGCGGACGACCATGACGCCCAGCGCCGCCGCCGCGCAGCTCGGGTTGATCGGCCTGCTCCAGTTCATCCCCCTGTTCGTGACGACGCCGATCACCGGCTGGGTCGCCGACCGGTTCGACCGTCGCTGGATCGCGCGAATCACCGTATCGCTGCAGATCGCGTGCGCGCTGACGCTGGCGCTGGTCACCTACGAGGGCAGCATGACGCTGCCGGTGCTGTTCGGCGTCGCGGTCGCGCTGGGGCTCGGCCGGGCATTCTCGGGCCCCGCCTTCGGTGCGCTCGCGCCCAATCTCGTGCCGCGCGAAGTCCTTCCGACCGCGATCGCGCTCAGCTCGATCTCGTGGCAGGCCGGTGCCATCGCCGGCCCCGCGATCGGCGGCTATGCCTATGCGATCGCCCCTTACGCCGCCTATGCGCTGGCGACGGCGTTGTTCGGGCTGGCCCTGGTCTGCCTGTTGCTCATCGGCCCCGTCCCGCGCAGCGTCCCCGTCGGCAAGGCGCACCCGCTGCGCCAGATCGCCGATGGCCTGACCTATGTCTTCCAGAACAAGCTGGTGCTGGGCGCGATCACGCTCGACCTGTTCGCGGTGTTCCTCGCGGGCACCAGCGCGCTGCTGCCGATCTACGCGCACGACATCCTCAAGGTCGGGCCTCGCGGCCTCAGCGAGCTCGCCGCCGCCCCTGCGGTCGGCGCGGCGGTGATCGCGGTGATCTTCTCGATCCGCCCGCTGAAGCACAATGTCGGTCCGCGCATGCTGATATCGGTGCTGATTTACGGCGCGGCCACGATCGCGTTCGGGTTGTCGACCTCGATGCCGCTCAGCCTTGTCGCGTTGACGGTCGCGGGTGCGGCCGACATGTTCTCGGTCTATATCCGCTCGTCGCTGATCCAGCTCTACACCCCCGACGACAAGCGCGGCCGCGTCGGCGCGGTGTCGCAGCTGACGATATCGGCGTCGAACGAGCTGGGCGAAGCCGAATCCGGCTTCCTCGCCGCAGGCCTCGGGCCGGTCGGCGCGGTGCTGGTCGGCGGGGGCGGCGCGATCGTCGTGACCTTGTTATGGACGTGGCTGTTCCCCAGTATCCGCAATGCGCGGACCTTCGATCCGCCCACGACGTTAATCGACCCCGTCAATAAACCGGAGACCGTGTCATGA
- the cysK gene encoding cysteine synthase A: MKANSILETIGNTPHVRLNRLFPDSEVWVKSERSNPGGSIKDRIAVAMIEAAEKDGRLQPGGTIIEPTSGNTGVGLAMVAAVKGYKLILVMPESMSVERRRLMLAYGASFDLTPREKGMKGAIERALELVEQTPGAWMPQQFENGANIDVHVRTTAQEILADFADAPIDVLITGVGTGGHITGVAETLKKVWPNLKVFAVEPAASPVIAGGQPGPHPIQGIGAGFIPGNLHTQCLDGVIEVDAAVAKDMARRSATEEGMLVGISSGATLAAILQKLPDLPDDVRVLGFNYDTGERYLSVPDFLPEQ; the protein is encoded by the coding sequence ATGAAGGCCAATTCGATCCTGGAGACGATCGGCAATACGCCGCATGTCCGGTTGAACCGCCTGTTCCCCGATTCCGAGGTCTGGGTGAAATCAGAACGCTCGAACCCCGGCGGCTCGATCAAGGACCGTATTGCGGTCGCGATGATCGAGGCGGCGGAGAAGGACGGCCGCCTCCAGCCCGGCGGCACGATCATCGAGCCGACCAGCGGCAACACCGGCGTCGGCCTGGCGATGGTTGCCGCGGTCAAGGGCTACAAGCTGATCCTCGTCATGCCCGAGAGCATGAGCGTGGAGCGCCGCCGCCTGATGCTCGCTTATGGTGCGAGCTTCGACCTGACCCCGCGCGAGAAGGGCATGAAGGGCGCGATCGAGCGCGCGCTGGAACTCGTCGAACAGACCCCCGGCGCGTGGATGCCGCAGCAGTTCGAGAACGGCGCGAACATCGACGTCCATGTCCGCACCACCGCGCAGGAGATCCTCGCCGACTTCGCCGACGCACCGATCGACGTGCTGATCACCGGCGTCGGCACCGGCGGCCACATCACCGGCGTCGCCGAGACGCTGAAGAAGGTCTGGCCGAACCTCAAGGTCTTCGCGGTCGAACCCGCCGCCTCGCCGGTTATCGCCGGCGGCCAGCCGGGGCCGCACCCGATCCAGGGCATCGGCGCGGGCTTCATCCCGGGCAACCTCCACACCCAGTGCCTCGACGGCGTGATCGAGGTCGACGCCGCGGTCGCCAAGGACATGGCGCGCCGCTCGGCGACCGAGGAAGGCATGCTGGTCGGCATCAGCTCAGGCGCGACGCTCGCCGCGATTCTGCAGAAGCTGCCCGACCTGCCCGACGACGTCCGTGTGCTGGGCTTTAACTACGACACCGGCGAGCGCTATCTGTCGGTTCCGGACTTCCTGCCCGAACAGTGA
- a CDS encoding cell wall hydrolase, translating into MTILRAGLAGIAALAIAGPLLVIANPPSIAPPPKVVVPRARVVPKAELPPVEPVRFVALAPQDARAFNATVPFSTDPNPAARPFTFAGAPDDLARATDCLAAAVLYEAGDDAVGEQAVAQVVLNRLRHPAFPKTVCGVVFEGSDRTTGCQFTFACDGALVRRPSEPGWKRAREIATAALAGSVYKPVGYATHYHTDWVVPYWQSSLDKVAAVHTHLFFRWTGWWGTPAAFNRHVLSGEPAIAKLAGLSDAHGMGTALAVSADGEAMIAGLTLNARGLAPLPSDPNSFLTSLDPRQADGFAALALRACGDRPRCKVMGWTDPGDMGFRLPLTDEQIAALSFSYLRDRAAGYERTLWNCTEFKPVAGRQCMKRQLMRATAAQPLPPSLPDADEAPAPPVAELEGVRRKPPQATPGAAPAAAVSTGS; encoded by the coding sequence ATGACGATCCTGCGCGCAGGCCTGGCCGGCATCGCAGCACTCGCGATTGCCGGCCCGCTTCTCGTCATCGCCAATCCCCCCAGCATCGCGCCGCCGCCAAAGGTGGTGGTGCCGCGCGCGCGCGTCGTGCCGAAAGCCGAGCTGCCGCCGGTCGAACCCGTGCGCTTCGTCGCGCTGGCCCCGCAGGACGCCCGTGCGTTCAACGCGACCGTGCCGTTCTCGACCGATCCCAATCCCGCCGCGCGGCCTTTCACCTTTGCCGGCGCGCCCGACGACCTCGCTCGCGCGACCGACTGCCTCGCGGCGGCCGTCCTGTACGAGGCCGGCGACGACGCGGTCGGCGAACAGGCGGTCGCGCAGGTCGTCCTCAACCGGCTGCGCCACCCCGCCTTCCCCAAGACGGTGTGCGGCGTCGTGTTCGAAGGCTCCGACCGCACCACCGGCTGCCAGTTCACCTTCGCCTGCGACGGCGCGCTGGTCCGCCGGCCCTCCGAACCCGGCTGGAAGCGCGCGCGCGAGATCGCAACGGCGGCGCTGGCCGGATCGGTCTACAAGCCGGTCGGCTACGCGACGCATTACCATACCGACTGGGTCGTGCCCTATTGGCAGTCGAGCCTCGACAAGGTCGCGGCGGTCCACACGCACCTGTTCTTCCGCTGGACGGGATGGTGGGGCACGCCTGCCGCGTTCAATCGCCATGTGCTGAGCGGCGAGCCCGCGATCGCCAAGCTCGCCGGGCTGTCCGACGCGCACGGCATGGGCACCGCGCTCGCCGTCAGCGCGGACGGCGAAGCGATGATCGCCGGGCTCACGCTCAACGCCCGCGGCCTCGCACCGCTGCCGTCGGACCCGAACAGCTTCCTGACCTCGCTCGATCCGCGGCAGGCCGACGGGTTTGCCGCGCTGGCGCTGAGGGCGTGCGGCGACCGTCCGCGTTGCAAGGTCATGGGCTGGACCGATCCCGGCGACATGGGCTTCCGCCTCCCGCTCACCGACGAGCAGATCGCCGCGCTCTCGTTCAGCTATCTGCGCGACCGCGCCGCCGGCTATGAGCGAACGCTGTGGAACTGCACCGAGTTCAAGCCCGTCGCCGGGCGCCAGTGCATGAAGCGACAGCTGATGCGCGCGACCGCCGCGCAACCGTTGCCGCCGTCGCTGCCGGACGCGGACGAGGCCCCCGCCCCGCCCGTCGCCGAGCTCGAAGGGGTCCGGCGCAAACCGCCCCAGGCCACGCCCGGCGCAGCGCCCGCAGCGGCAGTTTCGACCGGCAGCTAG